The Gammaproteobacteria bacterium genome segment AGGCTATGTGCTTATTGCCGGAATACAAGTTGTTAATCGCTGGCGATGGTGAGGAGCGATCAAATTTGGTCGCCTTGATCAATAAGCTTAAATTGAATGAACGGGTGACTCTGTTGGGCGCTGTCCCTCATGAAAGTCTTAAAGAATATTACGGAGCTTCTGATGCGCTTGTGTTGGCATCAAGTCGTGAAGGCTGGGCCAATGTTCTGCTGGAATCAATGGCCTGTGGAACACCCGTGGTTGCGACCAGAATTTGGGGTACTCCTGAGGTTGTTACGATTCCAGCCTCAGGTGTGCTGGTAGAGGAGAGAACCCCTGATTCTCTTGCGTGCTCAATAAAAAGCCTATTTTCACGACATGTTAATCGTGATGAAACACGAGGATATGCGGAGCAATTCGGCTGGGAAGATACGACACAAGGTCAATTAAAGCTGTTTGAGCAGGTTGTCGGCAATGCGTGACCTTATAATTACATTAGTAATTATCGGTGCTGTGCCATTCATATTGATGCGCCCCTATATTGGCGTTTATGTTTGGTCCTGGCTGTCCTATATGAACCCGCATCGGTTTTCATGGGGATTTGCCTACAATATGCCATTTTCAGCCATAACGGCTGGCGCCTTAATTACTGGGTTTTTGCTAACTAAAGACAAGAATAAATTTATCGTAACACCCATTACAATTGTCTGGATTGCGTTTTTTCTTTGGATCACCTTGTCAACATTTACTGCAATTAATGTTGAGGTTTCCATGGTTGAATGGAGGCGGGTAGTGAAAATTCAGTTGATTACCCTATTTACGCTATTGCTGATTACCTCACGGGAAAGGCTCAACCAGCTCATTTGGGTGATTGTGTTATCAATTGGATTTTTCGGTATCAAGGGAGGCTTATTTGTCGCCGCAACGGGTGGCTCATTCAGAGTTGGGGGGCCACCTGATTCTTTTGTATCCGGTAATAATGAGATTGCTCTGGCGCTATTAATGGTGTTGCCATTAATGTGGTATCTGAGGACTCAGTCTATTAATAAATGGATCAAACATGCATTGCTAGTCTCAATACTGCTGTGTGTTTTGTCGATTATTAGTACCTATTCACGCGGTGCATTTGTGGCATCAGCTGCAGTGATGATGATGTTCTGGATGAAAAGCAACAAAAAGTTGCTGATTGGCACAGTGCTGGTAGCGCTAGCTATTACGGTGCTTAGCTTTATGCCCTCACATTATTTTGAGCGCATAAATACTATCCAGACTTATGAGCAGGATGCGTCGGCAATGGGTCGAATAAATGCATGGCATTTTGCGGTGAACCTTGCTGCTGACCACCCACTAACTGGCGGTGGATTTGGTTCTTTTACTAAATTATTGTTTTTGACCTACGCTCCTTCTCCACTCGATTTCCATGACGCGCATAGTATCTATTTTGAGGTGTTAGGCGAACAGGGTTTTGTTGGACTATTTCTATTTTTAACGCTTTGGGTTTTGTGCTATCGGACCTGTGGGAATATTCGCAAACAGGTTAGAGATATAGAAAATATGAAGTGGGCAGAGGCATTGGCCTCAATGGTACAGGTCAGTTTAGTCGCCTATGGTGTTGGTGGTGCCTTCTTAGGGCTGGCCTATTTCGATCTCCCGTACCACATTATGGTTATCTGTGTCCTGTGTCAGTTTTTTGTGAATCGGGAACTCGAAAGTCGAGTTAGTAAAGAGCAAGGTGTCGTTAATATAGAAAGGCCGTTGGTATGAGTAATGCAAGGCTGAGTATATTGCTCTACCATCGTGTTCTGGAGCGGGAAGATTCATTGATGCCGTCCGAGCCCTGTGTCAAACGATTTGAGCAACAGATGAAGTGGGTCAAACGGTTTTACAATGTGCTGGATCTGGAAGATGCAGTGAAGAGGTTGGTGGATGATAATCTACCTTCGCGTGCACTGTGCATTACCTTTGATGATGGTTACAGGGACAACTTCCAGAATGCAGCGCCAATTTTGGAAAAGCATGGCCTCACTGCCACCTTTTTCATCGCGACGGGGTTTTTAAATGGTGGCATCATGTGGAATGATGTCGTCATTGAGAGTCTACGCAGAACAAGTAAAACCAGGCTTGATCTGACCGATTATGGATTGGGTTTTATTAACATTCCTGATCAACGCAATGAATGTCTCAATGAAATTCTGAAAGCAATAAAATATTTATCCTTCGATGCGCGCGAGAGATTGGTGGAAGAATTACCAACTATTCTCGGCGTACCAAAGCCGGATGGCCTGATGATGAAAGACGAAGAGGTGAGGATTTTGCATCAGAAAGGCATGGGAATAGGTGCCCATACGGTTCACCACCCCATACTGAGTAAGATCGATGCGCCACAAGCAAGACAGGAAATAGAAAACGGAAAAGACTATTTAGAAAATATTACCGGTGACAAGATCAGACTGTTTGCTTATCCCAATGGAAAGCCCGGTCAGGACTATCATGCAGAGCATATTGAAATGATGAAAGAGATCGGCTTTGATGCGGCAGTGAGTACTGCATGGGGAACGGCATCACAACAATCCGACATCTATCAGCTCCCGCGATTTACACCCTGGGATAATAGCATCCCGAAGTTCCTGCTTCGCCTGGCTAAAATGCGTTATAACGGTATGGAAGAGAGAGTGTTGTGAACGATAATACAATCTTAGATTCGAATTGGGTATATAGATGACGGGTAATGCTTTTCTTTGCGGCTGGTGTGCTGCTGGATCGGTAATGCCTGATGTTCAAGCTGCACGCTCAGCAATGCTTTCCTGCTTTTCATCATGGCAAGCAAGCTGGTTTGAAAGTGAGCATTTAAATATTGCCGC includes the following:
- a CDS encoding putative O-glycosylation ligase, exosortase A system-associated, whose protein sequence is MRDLIITLVIIGAVPFILMRPYIGVYVWSWLSYMNPHRFSWGFAYNMPFSAITAGALITGFLLTKDKNKFIVTPITIVWIAFFLWITLSTFTAINVEVSMVEWRRVVKIQLITLFTLLLITSRERLNQLIWVIVLSIGFFGIKGGLFVAATGGSFRVGGPPDSFVSGNNEIALALLMVLPLMWYLRTQSINKWIKHALLVSILLCVLSIISTYSRGAFVASAAVMMMFWMKSNKKLLIGTVLVALAITVLSFMPSHYFERINTIQTYEQDASAMGRINAWHFAVNLAADHPLTGGGFGSFTKLLFLTYAPSPLDFHDAHSIYFEVLGEQGFVGLFLFLTLWVLCYRTCGNIRKQVRDIENMKWAEALASMVQVSLVAYGVGGAFLGLAYFDLPYHIMVICVLCQFFVNRELESRVSKEQGVVNIERPLV
- a CDS encoding polysaccharide deacetylase family protein; this translates as MSNARLSILLYHRVLEREDSLMPSEPCVKRFEQQMKWVKRFYNVLDLEDAVKRLVDDNLPSRALCITFDDGYRDNFQNAAPILEKHGLTATFFIATGFLNGGIMWNDVVIESLRRTSKTRLDLTDYGLGFINIPDQRNECLNEILKAIKYLSFDARERLVEELPTILGVPKPDGLMMKDEEVRILHQKGMGIGAHTVHHPILSKIDAPQARQEIENGKDYLENITGDKIRLFAYPNGKPGQDYHAEHIEMMKEIGFDAAVSTAWGTASQQSDIYQLPRFTPWDNSIPKFLLRLAKMRYNGMEERVL